The Raphanus sativus cultivar WK10039 chromosome 6, ASM80110v3, whole genome shotgun sequence sequence ATGACCTTGAACTTTCTAAAAACCATAGAACCTCCTTTGAGCTTACGAAATCATCACAACAGCCCCGTCTCAGCTTCTCCAATCTCCCAGACGATAACCCACTTGCATGCAACTCAACTCCACCTCAAGGCTATTCCCTTGCAGCGAGTAAACAGATGGTGGGGatctttttgtgtgtgtgggTTAGAGATGATCTCAGGAAACGTATTACTAACCTCAAGGTTTCATGCGTTGGTCGTGGCATCATGGGATATCTTGGAAACAAGGTCAGTCTAATATCtgaataacaaacaaaaactttaacGCTGGTTATAGACTATTTTGATAAATGTGTATGCTCAATAGCTAACGATGCAACCTTGTGTAGGGCTCGATATCCATAAGCATGTCAGTGCATGAGACGAGTCTATGCTTTGTTTGTACGCATCTTACGTCTGGAGAAAAAGAAGGCGATGAGGTCAGAAGAAACTTAGATTTCACCGAGATATTAAAGAGGACAAGATTTTCGCGTTCTTCTAAAGATTCTCGACCCGAAACGATTATGGACCATGAGTAAGTACAGTCAGAAATGGATTATTTTCTCTTAATGTGAAGTTCCACTATTAACTTGTTTATTGACTCGTTGTGTTACAGTAAAGTAATATGGCTCGGAGACTTGAATTATCGGCTAAGGGCCAGCAGTGACGTGCATGAACAGCTTAGCAATAATGATTGGGAAGCACTTCTAGAGAAAGATCAGGTTAGTaacaattactttttttttgtttatacaaATACTTGTTTACTTAAGAGGAGTTGAGCtaacacatgttttttttttctgtttgcaGCTTAAGATAGAACAAAGAGCTGGTAGAGTTTTCCAAGGATGGGAAGAAGGAAGGATTTATTTTGCACCAACATATAAGTACCTTATAAATTCTGATAGATACGTTGCCCAAACcgaaaaatcaaaagaaaaacgaaGAACACCAGCTTGGTAAGCTTTCGTAATCGAAATAAATACACGTGAATAAAATAGTGTTGTTATTTAACGTTAACGTTATTGTTCCTAATTATTTATCCCAGGTGTGATCGAATATTGTGGAAAGGTGATGGGATGAAACAAATATGGTACACAAGGGGAGAGTCGCGATTCTCGGACCATAGACCGGTTCAATCTATATTCTCGTTTCATATTGATTTAACCGTGACGAATCAATTAAAGTGTAAAAGTAAACCGATCAGTAACCATCGTCCCAACCCGGTCTTGACATATACATGCCACGGGAAAGTCCAGGCGGAAGAGATATTGTTGCTCACACGAGCACAAAGTTGTATAGACACACAACCTAGACTCATATCATCTGTTTCTTGATTTATTACCTAGTTAGTTTCTGGATGTTTTCATGTTGCCAAAAAGAAGAGATGACACGTGGATACTTACGATTGGGAGGATGATAGAGCTTTCGTATTTGGCAAAAGCAAGATTgttactttaattttaatattggGTTAACTTTGTTTATAGTTTCCCTATATTAGCTAAATTTTGTGTAAAACAGGGAGCTTTGTTaactttgtttataaaataaaaaaaaagaatataatagtattattttttctgttttaagaCAATTAGACAAACTTCAAGATGGGCCCAAATATGAAAGCCCAAAATCACTTGAGCTTCTCCAATAGTCGTGCAGAGCAGTTAATAAATGTCAAGTCAAAAAGGGTTATTATTCCGAGACGACTCAtcgaaaaaaaacaaagaaactatttttttaaatcgcAGTGGTGGGTTTGGTCACCCTTCGCCGGCGATAATACCGATCGTTCTCACTTGTCTATCTCTCCGGCAAACTTTCCTGATAACATCGTGATAAGCTTCACTAACAACCACAGGTGTCTAAAGTATTGCAGTGTGATTGGTCTTTGATGTTCTCGTTCTCTTGTTTCTCTTAGGGTTGCTAAAGTTTATGTCACTGTTTCTTAGTTTTGGAGTTTGTAATAAGAGTCTTATGAGTTGTGTTGGAAGCTTATGTTTTCTGTTAAAATGGTgaactttgatttaaaaatcTGCTTCATGTTAACTAGTTTGAACTTTCTGTACTATATGGCTCCCTCTTTTTAACGCTATTCTTGAAGTTGAACTCGCTCAAGTTTCAGGTCTGCATTGCTGCTGCAAGGACAGGCTTGGAGTGACTTTATATAAGGAAgtgaaaaaacaaagaaaaaaaaacaattcagtTGAGGAGAGAAATATGGTATGGCTTTTTGTAGTCAAGTTCTGTAGCTTCTCGTTAAGATATTTAACTTCTGTGGGGGCAGAACCTTTACTGcaaatgaataataataataatataagaggggaagctcttttttttttatgattggAAATGGAATCATGTGGGTATCAGAGTTTCACCCGGGGTCCACTGTTTAGTTCCTAATTTGATCATGGAACTTGTTTGATTTTTGTGAGTTTGaagctagttttttttttctttttttgctttctgAATTGCGGCATCAGATAAGTTGTAGTGATGATAATATGTGATAAGCTCATTTCTATCTGTGTTGTTGCAGTCTTTTccaaatcaaagtttttggatGGCTAAGAGTGCTGGGATTCCTAGTGATGGGTGCGAGATGGCTTCTTATGGTAATGCTTCTAAGCGTCCTCATCATTGGCTTTTGGATGGCTCTGAGTCTGAGTTGCTCCCAAACAAGAAACACGCATCGGAAGTTCCTACCGGCAACTTGTTCTCTGAAGTGATCAACCCGGCTTGGGGAAACACATTCTGTTTTCAGTCTGTTCCTGATCAGTTTACTCAACGGTTGTTTGACACTGAAACCACCAGATCAGCTGATATTCATGATAAAAGCGTTCATCCTGTTAACACTGATCCCTCTTTTGGTCTGTCAGTGTCACACACACTCGAGGAGGATCCACAGAGTGGAGTTAGCTACGGTGTAATCAGAAAAGTGAAAGTTAGCCAGGTGAAGGACTCTGATAGTTTTGTTTCACCATCTACAAATGCTCAGATCTATGACACGACTGACAACAGATCTGTGTCCACGTATGAGAATCCCATGTGCATGGGTCTTGCATTTGGtaaggaagaggaggagaataTCATCGCTGAAAGTTTCGAGAGGGAGAACAGCGTCTTTATATCAATGGGACAACCGTATAGTAAGGGAGATGAGAATATATCGTTCGCTTCTGAACTTTCTTACGACAAGGTTGAGAGTAATTTAATATCCATGGGTCAAACGTACAACCACGTTGTTGACGAGAGTGCTCCATCAAAAGGTATCGTTAGCACACTTGTAGGTAGAGATGGTGTATATAACAGGAAGAGTAACGTCTTGCAAGATTCTTGTAACAAGGGACAGAGTACAATAATTTCTTTTGGTGGTTTCAATGATGTTAATAACTCTGGCTACGAGTTCTTGATGTCTCAGCACACACCTCAATTATCTGAAACGCCAGCTAGCAAAGATTTGGTTGGATGTAGAACCAATGTGCCTGGTAGCAGCGATGCTACCTTCTCTAGTATTGATGTCTCCGTGGAAAAAGAAGAAACGAAAGTATCAAAGAAACTTCAGAGCAATAGTTTTCCTTCTAACGTAAGGAGTCTGTTGTCTACCGGTATGCTTGATGGAGTTCCAGTAAAGTACATTGCCTGGTCACGTGAGGTAGCTGATTTACTCACAAAGATTGCAGTCAAGGGCATTGGCTTATGATTCTTGTTACCCTGTTTTCAGAAGGAGCTTCATGGTGTTATCAAGGGCTCTGGATACCAATGTGGATGCGACTCGTGTAACTCCTCTAAGGTGagctacatttttttttggactAAGCAGATTACAAATGGTTCCTGCCTCTTGATAgataatgttttttgtttgtctcCAGGTGGTGAATGCATATGAGTTTGAACGGCACGCTGGCTGCAAGACGAAGCATCCTAATAACCATATATACTTTGAGAATGGCAAAACAATCTACGGGATAGTTCAAGAGCTTAGAAACACACCACAAGATTTACTTTTCAATGTTATCCCAACAATGACTGGCTCCACTATCAATCAAAAGTCTTTCCGTCTATGGAAAGGTACATAGTTTATGCTATTTTTGAACGAGTTTCAATTGCTTAAACGAGTAGCAGCTGGTCTTCTGTATTCTAATACTATGTGCTTACATCTCTATCTTCAGAATCATACTTGGCTGCTATACGGGAACTTCAGCGTATCTACGGGAAGGAAGAAGGATACCTGCTCTGAATATTCTCTGCAGAGTCTTTTACTCACTGTTGGTAAATTCAAACACCAATGGAGAATTAATGTTTTTCCCCCCTTCCATTGGATAAATAATATAAGTACAACTTTTAACATTATATTCTATAATTCATCATAAAGTAGAGATGAATGAATATATCTGTAGATATTCACAACTAATAATCATCTTAATCCTAAAGATGAAGTTATTTTTTTCAGTTCTCATAGATAGTATGTCAGAGTCTTACTTTGCTTCTTAGTTTGCTCACTATATATGTTTCTTACCTCTGGTTTAGATGGCATTGTAGGCCATCTACTCAGCTTCAAAGCAACTATAGTGTTTATGTTCCTAGACAATGTCAACCAGAATGATTGTGCCTAGTATGTGGTGAATTTTGCCATTACTAATCTTTTTGGTAGCACTAACTTCTTTTATAGGAAAATGGTAACTTcatgatatattttatgtaGTAGGGACTGTAGGGTACAGAAACAGTCTTGTTTTAGCAAAGACACTATCATAAATCATATTCATTGTCTATTGCATGAATCCCATTGTTCCATCTCTATTCCTTTTCAACAATTATTCTCCTCTCATGATAGTTAGCAATCTATCCTAAAATTGATCTTGAAACATAGTGGACAACATCTGAAACTAGTGGACGTTCAGACTCCTCCAATCAAAACATTTGTGTGCCCCATATAGTACAGTTAGACTGTTTCTACAAATGTTCTTCTTTGTTCTCCTTGATTATTAATAGTAACCACTTCATGATCAACACTATCCTTCACGTTCCTGCTTAGTTCCAGCTTTGGTTGTGGTGATTCATCATCTACTTGTGGCGTGGAAGGATACTCATAATCTTTTCCTTTGCCCCATATCACAAGGTAGAGTCCAGCACATATAACCACCGCACCAAGAACCCTGCCAAAGAAAAAGAACTTCGTTAAATCTTTGATTATTAAAACACTCTGCCTGGTGTTATTGTTTGGTGTGTTGCTTGCTTACCTTCCCAAGTACATCTGCTCAGCAAAGATGACAGTCGACATAATCGCTACTATGATCATGCAGAGAGGACTAAAAGCTGTTACATACACAGGACCTCTAGTTTTCATCACCATTCCTCCAACATAGTAAGCAATCGCAGAGCACACTATCCCCTGCATCCATTTTATTTACCATAATTAACCTACAAGACAGtctgtgaatgaatcactgatTTACTTAGACATGTCTGAATCTTACACTGTATGCAGCTGTAAGAAGTTCAGTGTCCCAACCAATGGCCCAGGCTCCAGGGTTTCCTTTCTCCATCACTAATGCCACGGCAGTTCCTTCTATTGTTCCCATTAGACATATCCATGCTGTGAGTGAGAGCTCTGCTTGGTAAGTCCTCAATGTAACAGCCTGAAAATAATTAACTTATTGTATAAATAAACACTCAGTAAGACAGTAAGTATATTATTGGGAAAATTGACAAAATAATCCTGAACTTTTGAAAATAAGCCAAAAAAATCTCCAACTCATAAACACAccattttaacttttaacttcTAGTCAAACAcgaataaatctcatattttTGTTGACCAAGCCATTTTAATCTCATCAAAATTCAACCGTTTAACACcgttaattatatttaacaGTTTACTTTTAATGAGGCCAAAATAGCTTGGTTAACAAAAATATGAGAATTTTTGGttctaaatttaaaagttaacgATTAAAATTACttacttaaaattattttaattaaaaattgtttttttcttataacaaaattatagaTTTTCATATTGGGTTTCTACACAACAGCTGCTGAGATTTATTTCACGTATTTTCTTCGTTCTTAATTAGTTGTAGGGTCTTCAACTCCATACGTAAGTGATTGATCTTTAATTAACTTGTGAATTACGGTGGATGTCTGATTATGACTTTAAtcataaatcattaaaattatttacttaaactattttaattaaaaattgttgtttttctttttatataacaaaactatagatttttttatatctgTTAGAGTGACTAACTTAATAAATCATGTTCAAATAAGCTCGGACATAATATTCTAAAATCCTAAGTTTAACGATTTATGATTAAAGTCATAATCAGACATCCACCGTAATTCACAGGCTAATTGAAGATCAATCACTTATGTATGGAGTTGAAGATCCTACGGCTAATTAAGACgagaaaaaaatacatgaaagGAATCTTAGCAGCTGCTGTGTAGAAACCCGATAGgagaatttataattttgttataaaaaacaacaatttttaattaaaatagttttaagtaaataattttaatccttaatttttaaatttagcacaaaaaaatctcatattttTGTTGACCAAGCCATTTTGACCTCATTAAAAGTCAACCGTTAAATATAACTAACGGTGTTAAACGGTTGAATTTTGACGAGATTGAAATGGCTTGATCAACGAAAGTATGAGATTTATTCGTGTTTGACTAGAAGTTGAGAGTTAAAATAGCGTGTTTATGAGTTGGAGATTTTTTAGGTTATTTTCGAAAGTTCAAGATTATTTTGTCAATTTTCCCgtatattattgttatttttaaaaatcttactTGGAGAATCATGAAACATGCATAGCTGAAACAACCAATAGTGACCAGAACTGCGCCTTTGATGGCACTGTGAATATCAGTCCCAGTTGTGTTTGGTGCAGAGACTCCTTTGGTCCAGAAAAGGTCAAGAACCGGACCTTTTACAAGAGTCATGATCATAGCTCCTCCTACTGTAGCCAATGTCCCAATTATCTTACCCGCGCTCCTGATGCAACGTAGGTTCACTCTTTCAAGCCCAAATAAATAGGCAAGGACAAAAGTGATTGCTGGTAGGACATTGTACATGGCGGTTGCAAATGTAGCTGTGGTGTATTTCATCCCTAAGTAGTATAAGTTCTGATCGATCACTGGcctattataaaaaatacattatacgaaaaaataaatcagattcaaGTGAATAAGAAGAGAGATTTGTGGGACAATCAaagaatgaaaataataaatattactcAAGTAGTCCAAGAAGTGTTATCTTGCCAAATATCATCAACGTCATCTTTGGTCTCACCTTCCTGTTTTTATTAACACCACAACCATTAAATTACATTAGAAAGTTGGACAATTATTCAGTCAAAAAAAAgttgagaaattgccaaaaataccattttcatagtaccacttttcatgtttacactaaccacttttaccactacttttaatgaagggtttagatttgaacgtttaggatttagggtttagattttatgttttagggtttagatttgatattttagggtttagggtataaagtttagggtttagagttgaggatttagggtttatagttgaggtttcagggtttagggtttaggatattgaatttagggtatatagtttagggttagggtttagagttgaagatttagggtttagggtttagaattaaaggtttaggatttagaattttggattaaaattttgaaaagcatataaaaacaaaaatgtaagaatctttaacattttaataaataagatatttttgaaaatgtgtacttaatagtggtaaagatgaataatggtaccttcaaagtggtatttttgaaaattccccaaaaAAGTTGGACAATTATTTTTCAACCATAAATACAATAATCTCAATACAAAACATCATAACCATTTACTACATTAAGAAgttgcaattatatttttaaccatTTTAACACAATTCGAATcactgaatttttttaacaaggGACTTGTGCTTTGAGAGTtgttatcaaataaaaaatcatacgAATTGGATTTCTAATCCGTTACTTGTTTACAATCATAATCACTGAAGCATACACATTGAAGagaaatattaaaagaaatgtGAAGTACTCACATTCTATGCATGACAGTGACATAAGCCATAAAAACCAGAGATAAAGACCGTTACAAGTGTTTTGTCTTTTAACATATGACCGACCACTTCTTATCGTATAACTACGTCACAAGCCTCATTCTTTCTTTTAGCTACTTTCTTCCTTTTAACACACTAAACGTCTATGcactttttttcaaaaaaaaaacgtctATGCACAACCCACACAAACAATATTTAAAAGGTATCATATAACATGGAAACACAAACGTAAAAGAAACTCAGTAATGCATTGCAGACTCGATTTCCACTTTCCAATATAGATCAAACTAGATGATACGTTACTTCTATGGTTTTGAAACTACAAACTAACGATGAATTGTGTTTGTCAAAAAAGCTAATCTAAAGAAGGGAAAGTAGAAAGTACTTGTCAAAATAGAAGGCGAACGGGGCCATAACCACGGTAGCAACCGCATGACGGTAAACAACAAGGACATAGTTGCTCATGCCTTTGTTTAGGACAGCTTTTGAGAGAATGTCCATTCCTGCTAACCCTACTTGCAACAATACCACTGAAATAAATGGCCTTGCCTTCTCCATACAATCTCTCTTCTTTACTTCCTCCATCTTAATAACCTAAATCAACAACCTATTACTCTGTTTTGATTATGTTTAGAAGCAGTAGCAATAGAGATGTGGAGAGGTTTGTTTTCAATTGAATGATGTGGTATGATGCTTGGTTCTCTCTTTATATAGGGCCAAAGATAAAGGATGTGATGTGAACATTCTACTCTCTACGCAAACTTATACGTGTATATTAGTGTAaatgtttatgatataaatatgtgtataatgttattgttttttgtttgttaagtCAAGTTGGCATACCCTACCCTGAATTCATGGGCCGTATTTCTCTATCTTATCAACTAGAACCAAAGATTTACGTAACCTAGCTAACTAAATGAACAAAATAGTTTGCCTAACTTCAGGAGAGGCGTTGATGCATCGAGTTTAAACAATGTAAATGATTAATGAGTCACGATATACCGACACTGTTGAGTAGAGTGACTATTGGTTAGATTTTTgcttttttccttttctcattaagttattttcttatttcttttaatttaattattgatgTAAGTGCGTATAATTGCCAATATTTTGGGTCATTTGCACTGTTCCCATTTTCCCACTTAGTTTCTGGTGGAATCactttcattattttctttgcatataattttgttttctaaaagaGAAGGATCGGTTCTCTATCAACATAGTGTTTTTGATTCATTGTTCTGTAGTTGGCACTTGGCACATTATTCTGTAGTTGTCACTTGGCAGGTATGAATATTTCACGATATAGGAATAACAAAAGTTATATACACATCTCGGGACCAACACATTTAATACTATAGAGTGGGCTAGTCACAAAACGTATCATAATGTCTGACCTAAATTTGAAATATCTTCCGACAAATGACAGGAAATGGACCGATCATCTGTTACATCACACTATGTAAATCACTTAAACCGAATCCTAAATTCAAACATGTAAAATAgtgataatttagtttttcaaaaaaatcgaACCTAAAATTGATGTGAATATACATCAAATCTCAATAAATTGCcactaattattaattattagtataatCATTTCCTATCATTTTCACGTAATTATTGGCTGGCTCCAAATGGACATTGAACATAACAAAAGCTATCCAGACCTTTAAGCTTAGAGGTGTGAAATTAATTTGAAAACAGAAAGACTAAATCAAAGCATAAAATATGAATTGTggaccaattttttttctatgaacctaaatggaaaatataaaaaacgaGGAGCGAATAAATGCTTCCAGGCGGAAAATAAGAAATATGAACAAATTTTTGAAGAGAACAGAGACATGCTGGAACTGAAATTAAGGTCTTGTAGATGATCTAATCTGAGCTATAGAAAATTTCGGCTTATTGTCTGGTAAACTAGATATGCCATTTTGGTTTGATAGTTATATTTGATACAAAGATCTTTTATATGACACCATGGCTTGCCCTCGCTTCACTGGGCGAGGTGTGCCCCTCAGACTAGTCGCTAATGGCCTGAGTACTAGGTTTAAACCGCTGCCACAAATGAGATGCAAGTTCGCACATAATGCACTTCAAAGACATATTTGCATCCACAATTAATATAAGTGCTTCCAGGATAAAGCATAATGTGAGCTGTATGCGTAGTGGGAAATTCTTAGGATGGAAGAATTTGAGAATAGGCTTCTGAACAGTTTGTTTCCTCCTAAAGTTAGCTATGTTGGTTTGATTGACAGTGGCTCTACGTAGTTGATTACTCTCTTATAAAAGAAATCATCCCCAAAAAATATATctccaaaaataccatttttaaTTAACTACATAAAATAAGCATATCCTAGTTAAAGACATTTGTAACATCTTTTTGTTGATCGACTGTAATTTAACATTGAAATATTATTGTCATGAAATGACATAACTTATTTCTTCACTGGATTTGATTTTCTAGTAAAAAATGGACTCCTAATTTCAAACTTCAGTCAAGTaacacaaacatatatatatataagctacTATCTGCGTATATATATTTAGCttatttacataatattataaatttctgaAGTATGCTTACATAATATTACAAAACCTTAAATGTGCTTTGTAAGAGCCAATAGGAGACGTGCAAGATATCATTGGGAATCTATAAATACATCTTCTTTCCCTTTTGGGCTGGCAAAAAGTAAGATTCCGTGTGGTGCaccatttttttctctaaaaaggCAAGAGATTAGGGATGAATTACTTGCAcctatttcaaagaaaaaatattgagCGCTTGTTAAAGGTAATATGATTCTAATGAGTGTAAATAAATACTGTATTGTTCAATTTTATTGATTGGGGTATCTGGACCGAAGCCAAACTAAGCTTTTTCcagaatgataatttttttttggtgtacaTCAGAAATACAATATTGACATCAAGTCCGCTTCAGATTATTAATGAGGTCTAAGATATGGATCCAACTTCATCCAGCCAAACAACACTAACTTAATTTATAACAGAACTCCAATATAGAACCGACAAATTTACGTCTATCACTCAATTTTCTTTCTATCAACATACTACCAcaatttgattttagttttcaaaaaaaaaactagaatgcATGTATgacttaatttgttttgaattACTAACAACATAATAAAAGACAGGATGAGGTAGCTTTACTGGTTAGAGCTTTGGGGGCCAATTGTCATGCTTCTGGGTTCGACGTCAGCCAGAGGCGAACTGCCCATCCATGTCATTAAATGCGGTACTGGGTGTTGGGCTTTGTTCCCAGCCCAGGTAAAGTCCTCCCGAGTAAAGTAGGCTGCTGCCTAACCGAGCCCGGAGGAATGACTCACGAAAATGAAAAACCCCCggattataacaaaaaaaaaacaacataataaGAAATTTATCTTAATGATCAAACGTTAACAAAGACACAAATACCATGAACCAAAGttcattttcaaaacttttaattATCTTACAAAAATCTACAAGAACCAAGATACGAACTCATAAGATCctatacataactaaatataggATTGTAAAATCTAAATGCGAGTTTTTCCACCAAACCACACATGTCTAAAATCTACAACGACCTATAATTAATATCTActagatatatatatgtgtggaCGTACGAAACGAAACCGCTTATTTTAGGCTTTTTGAAAGCTCCATATTGAACGTTGTCGTCGAAAGAAAAAGGTGAAGAATGGGATCCATTAATTTATATGGTCAAAGATACAGAAAACGAAAAGACGTAGTGATCGTCTTCTTCTGATCAAGTTTCCCAATTGCTCCTTTTCTTTTAACTTGTTTTCGAATGCTTTCTTCCGCATTATTGTCTATTAATGCTTTTCTATGCATTATTGTGTGCTAATGCTTTGGGCGGTCCTCATTTTAATACATATGTGCACtgtcttttatttaaatactttCTCTTTATCAGAAATTATATGATGATTATGATTTTTAGTgcttaaaaaaaagaagtttgtgAACATCTATTTAATTAGTTGAGttatattaagtatttttttttcattgccCAAAGTTATACCTACATAGGTATCAGGAATATATATTTGGAGGGGCATGCTTTAGTGCGCGATTATATATGGTGTTCTTGGAGAGTATCAGAGTATAAAACTCTCTAATAGCGCTTTCGAGTGCGATTGTAACGAGGTAGCCTTTTATTCAACCTTTTCTTTATGAGCCTTTTCCTtagatatgaatttttaaagaTACTAATCTACAATTATTGATCCTAATCATCTTAGTTTGCGTTAAAACATACATGAATGTACCAcctatttttttgtttacgtGTTCCTGGTGTACAGCTTATCTGATTTCTTGTCTTGTTGTCCACTTGTTTTATATTCTTGCAATTGTAAGGAATTTGACATATGTACAATAACATATTATAGTTCacatatttcaaattttgtttgaGTTGAGAATTTAAGTACATTAACATAGTGTCAAAAACCAATAACTTCACTACTTGTATGTTGCATTTGATAGCATAGTTAATTTGTCCAATAATAGGATTCGGTCGATATCAAACGATAAAATCTATCATCTAAAAATTGCATGTTAAAAAACATCAGATCTAATGATATATTGATATAGTAAGGTATCTAAGGAAATATGTGGGCATGAGACAAGACTACGAGGAGAGCCGGAAACATACCGAGCTTTGGGACTGCCAGATGGCAGATGCTAGATGTTGCAGCTATGGAGATAATGTGACTTACGAGATGGTCTGTGAGTAGCTCAAGacttacttttatataagtataatTAATGTAAGGAGTAACATGTACAATACCGATCTGCCACTgccatatttttcataattatttatctTCCTTCATAAAATTCGTTGAGTTTCAAAACCCTTTAGTCTCTAGAAACTAGTACTTTCCGAAATCTAAATGAAGTTATATTATAATCTAAAAGGAGTAGCTGAAATGAAGTTACTAATTAAAAACGGTAGAAAAAGCACAATTTTACTAAGTACAATGAGTCAATGATGAGAGAAGACGAAGATGTGTGAGATATGGCGAACAGATCTAAGTGATGGAGTTGGTGATTGGTCGGAACATTACTCTGGAATGTGTCTATCGATATATAAATGGTGTAAGTCGACTCAGACATCAATATTATCGCCACTTGCAGCTTTATTTCTTCGGTGCGTTCTTCATCAGATGTAAT is a genomic window containing:
- the LOC108809649 gene encoding uncharacterized protein LOC108809649 isoform X1; protein product: MSFPNQSFWMAKSAGIPSDGCEMASYGNASKRPHHWLLDGSESELLPNKKHASEVPTGNLFSEVINPAWGNTFCFQSVPDQFTQRLFDTETTRSADIHDKSVHPVNTDPSFGLSVSHTLEEDPQSGVSYGVIRKVKVSQVKDSDSFVSPSTNAQIYDTTDNRSVSTYENPMCMGLAFGKEEEENIIAESFERENSVFISMGQPYSKGDENISFASELSYDKVESNLISMGQTYNHVVDESAPSKGIVSTLVGRDGVYNRKSNVLQDSCNKGQSTIISFGGFNDVNNSGYEFLMSQHTPQLSETPASKDLVGCRTNVPGSSDATFSSIDVSVEKEETKVSKKLQSNSFPSNVRSLLSTGMLDGVPVKYIAWSREKELHGVIKGSGYQCGCDSCNSSKVVNAYEFERHAGCKTKHPNNHIYFENGKTIYGIVQELRNTPQDLLFNVIPTMTGSTINQKSFRLWKESYLAAIRELQRIYGKEEGYLL
- the LOC108809649 gene encoding uncharacterized protein LOC108809649 isoform X2; translation: MAKSAGIPSDGCEMASYGNASKRPHHWLLDGSESELLPNKKHASEVPTGNLFSEVINPAWGNTFCFQSVPDQFTQRLFDTETTRSADIHDKSVHPVNTDPSFGLSVSHTLEEDPQSGVSYGVIRKVKVSQVKDSDSFVSPSTNAQIYDTTDNRSVSTYENPMCMGLAFGKEEEENIIAESFERENSVFISMGQPYSKGDENISFASELSYDKVESNLISMGQTYNHVVDESAPSKGIVSTLVGRDGVYNRKSNVLQDSCNKGQSTIISFGGFNDVNNSGYEFLMSQHTPQLSETPASKDLVGCRTNVPGSSDATFSSIDVSVEKEETKVSKKLQSNSFPSNVRSLLSTGMLDGVPVKYIAWSREKELHGVIKGSGYQCGCDSCNSSKVVNAYEFERHAGCKTKHPNNHIYFENGKTIYGIVQELRNTPQDLLFNVIPTMTGSTINQKSFRLWKESYLAAIRELQRIYGKEEGYLL
- the LOC108809133 gene encoding type I inositol polyphosphate 5-phosphatase 8 gives rise to the protein MGKILKSKTSWPRTVVRKWLNLRSGAYEFHSDYPVKGKMEPTQSRRKSCSDGDYYMIVPEKFPGWLGQANGDLRQSTGEQYVARVDDKLDLKMFVGTWNVGGKSPHDGLDLKDWFQSPADADIYVLGFQEIVPLNAGNVLGAEDNGPAAKWLSLIREALNNNNNLSQNDLELSKNHRTSFELTKSSQQPRLSFSNLPDDNPLACNSTPPQGYSLAASKQMVGIFLCVWVRDDLRKRITNLKVSCVGRGIMGYLGNKGSISISMSVHETSLCFVCTHLTSGEKEGDEVRRNLDFTEILKRTRFSRSSKDSRPETIMDHDKVIWLGDLNYRLRASSDVHEQLSNNDWEALLEKDQLKIEQRAGRVFQGWEEGRIYFAPTYKYLINSDRYVAQTEKSKEKRRTPAWCDRILWKGDGMKQIWYTRGESRFSDHRPVQSIFSFHIDLTVTNQLKCKSKPISNHRPNPVLTYTCHGKVQAEEILLLTRAQSCIDTQPRLISSVS
- the LOC108806031 gene encoding WAT1-related protein At2g37460, whose protein sequence is MEEVKKRDCMEKARPFISVVLLQVGLAGMDILSKAVLNKGMSNYVLVVYRHAVATVVMAPFAFYFDKKVRPKMTLMIFGKITLLGLLEPVIDQNLYYLGMKYTTATFATAMYNVLPAITFVLAYLFGLERVNLRCIRSAGKIIGTLATVGGAMIMTLVKGPVLDLFWTKGVSAPNTTGTDIHSAIKGAVLVTIGCFSYACFMILQAVTLRTYQAELSLTAWICLMGTIEGTAVALVMEKGNPGAWAIGWDTELLTAAYSGIVCSAIAYYVGGMVMKTRGPVYVTAFSPLCMIIVAIMSTVIFAEQMYLGRVLGAVVICAGLYLVIWGKGKDYEYPSTPQVDDESPQPKLELSRNVKDSVDHEVVTINNQGEQRRTFVETV